CCATACGCCACATTCCGATCGGTGGCGCCGCTCCGCTGCCCAGCGCCTCTCCGCGCAGTCCGGCGGCCGCATCGCCTCCCGGCTCCCGCGAAAGCTATCCAAGGCACGGCGAGAAGCAGCCATTCTCGTGCTCATCTCCCAGTTCACCACTCCCACGTAGAACGGCAGCTCGCAAGCCCTAGCGAATCTCCCGATCCGCAGCCACCCGGCGCGTGCCGGCGGCCGGAATTGAACAGCGATTAATCTCGGGAAGCTTACGAACCGGCGGCTGGCGGCCGGTGTTAGCGCATATGTTTCGACAATCTACAACTCGGAGGTAATCCGCCCAATATTTGTCCTTTTTTTTAATCCGCCCAATATTTGTCCCTTTTTTTTGTTACTTGGGGTTAGAGCAATTTCATCAGTCTTCTTGCTTAAACTTGGGGATATTTGATCATGTCAACTTTGTCAGTAGTTGCTTTTTGGAGGACCAATTTGTTATATCTGCAGCCATCTAGGTGGTACCTAGGTCCTCATCTTTGTATTCTGATCAAATTGTGCATTTTGTACACCTCCTAACAACTTAACAAGGCAGCTAGTTAGAAAAACAAACAGTCTGTACCTTTATTATTCAGCAAGCTAACAACATACAACTTCAAAAGATTCTATTAATTTTTAGTATGACACAGTTGAGGTGGATACAAAGATATGAACAACCAAGGCATGTTCACCTCTATCTATTGCATACTAGACCATATATATTACAGTTGAACTGGGCTTAGCCAAAATATCTGAATAATACTAACTGGTCATATAGCACCCCTACCCCAAAGAAAAGACCAAATGCAATTGCAAAGATGACCCTCATGCTGTATTCTTTTGCAGAGATGATGTACACGGGAGCTTCTTCAACCGAACTGCAATCCCTAATAAGCAGAGAGCCACACAGCTTTGGGTTCCCGTTAAAACTAGAAGTCTGAAACGTGCTCAGCTGACCTGTTTTGGAATAGGTCCTTTTAGGTCGTTGTTAGAAATGTTGAACTCCGAAAGGAAGTGAAGGATCTCAAATGCCATCGCTCTTCCGATTACTGACAACAATTGGCGGTGCTTCTCCATTTGCCTGATGGTGCTTCCCCGCAGGCAGAGCTTGTTTGCTTGCCTAGCGCGCCGGGCCAAGCTTGCCCTGATCCGGCCCGGGAAGGACCTCGCTCATCCAGAATCCGGCCTTGTGCGACCGTTGGGTGCGTTTTGAAGTCTCTAGGCGGCACGGGCCCGTGCAGCTTTGCCTATGGGAGAGCCGTGCAACGGGCTTCACCATCCAGATCTCTCACGCATGGCAAGCCTCGCATATCCTGCCCGGGGCGTGTCGTGGGGGCTCCCGGTGGAGTTGGGGCCCACACACCATGATCAATGCCATGTAGGGGCTCCCTGATGAATGGTAGTGAGAGTTTTCATCCTTCGTTTGCCAGGCTCTCTGATTCTAGATGGTGCGGCTTTTGGTGGCGGCAGTACGTGGGCTGCATGTAGCATACGGGGTGACAGTGGTGGTGCAGTGTGGTGATCTGAGTGAAAAGTTTGTCTTGACATTTACTAGTGCCAGCGATGATGGCGCCTTTGGGCGTCGTTCTCTTGCTTGGAGGCGTTGTTAAGGACTTCACTTCTCCACTCCTCGTACTCTCCAGGTGAAAAAACCTTCATCCGTTTTCTTTCTTGAAAGCGTTGCATTGGAGACCTGGAGCCTCGGTTTGGTGTCGTACGTGGTCTACATGTCTGTTGGCAGAGAGGCTTACAGGGAGCGGCTGGACTGCTGGAGGCTGATGGTGTTCTGGCAGTGGGCTGCATGTGCACACTTGATCTGTGGATGGTGTTGGATGTGCCTTTTTTGTTGTCTCATGGTGGTTGAAGAGTTTTCTTCTCTCCCTGGCCTAGGCGGCAGACGCATGctgatgtagggcggaaccctaggtggccgatctttcacgaaaggagcggatccctacgaagaacgtgatgaacacgaggggaaaacacgagggaaacacgagaggaacacgagagaaatcactcaaccaacaagaatagatcacacatgcgctagatcgatgaacacaaaggtaagatacaagatccaaatccaacaaaggacgatacaagcggtaaccggttcttctccgtgaggaggtcttgatgggggccacccaagagggggtcttgaatccaaggtgatcttctctgtagaggggccgcggtctctctcgtggagtagatccgtaatggatgagcaaagctctatctcacatatgagctaatcctttgctaaccctcgaaagaggaaggggatggagtatatatagtctaggggggcgaagaggtacatgggcttcggccctttactgtgcgcagacagacggagccggaagtccgggcgtcgggccggatgtccggggctttaggaggggccggatgtccgggctggcgtggATGCGTTCTgtgctctctggataggcggggtcggatgtccggcgaagggccggatttccgggctttcgggaggagccggatgtccagggcatggggccggatgtccgggccctgtagcacttcgacagctgggctgctgctgttgttggcatcttcaggggccggatgtccggggcctggtaggtgaacttgcccgtttccgttggttctcttcatccatggacttggcggcttgtccgtcttcacgtgcatcttcgtgagggtcctcttgacacctgatcatgcatagcatatcggacttaggtagtagccatgtctcgagtggatcatatgtgatatcactaaggaaggaagtcaccttgttctcgagagctctagctcgtgctcgtgtcatgggtcctcttggctcttgatgagacgatggtaggtccatggggatgatcgtaggatgctccgcatcacatgCCTCACAGTGGCAATACTGTGGCGAAGTTAAAGTCGTTGGGTCATGATCGCGACCTTGTAAAACACGGCAATTAAGGCCTGATTCTACGATGCTATATGCGGGCTTAAATTTTTGTTGTAATTGTGCAGACAACTTGGTTTGCTCAATAATAGTCAACTAATACATTATTAAGAACCATTGCACGTAGATACAGAGATGTGAACAACATAACTGGATACTAGACCATTGCATACTTGATCAGATTACACTGAATTGGGCTTAGCCAAAATATCTAAATAATACTAACTGGTCATATAGCACTCCTACCCCAAAGAACACACCAAAGGCTGTCACAAAAATGACCTTACTGCTGCATTTTTTTGCAGAAACGATGGAGATGGGAGCTGCTTCAACCGAACTACAATGGTTAATAAGCATAGTGCCGCACAGCTTTGGGTTCCCATTAAAACTAGAAGCTTGAAATGTGCTCAGCTGGCCTGCTGTTGGAATAGGTCCTTCTAGGTCATTGTTAGAAATGTTGAACTCCGAAAGGAAGTGAAGGATCTCCAATGCTGCAGGAATTTCACCAGTCAGATGGTTATTAGACAAATCTAACCTCTGAAGGTTAGTGAGGTTGCCGATTGATTGTGGGATCTCTCCATAGAAGTTGTTGGAACTCAAGTTCAGGTAAAGGAGTGCTTTCAGCTGACCAATCTCTTGTGGGATCACACCTGTGAATTTATTGTTACCGAGATTCAGCATTTTGCACCAATCACTGTTTATGCGGTATTGAAGTTTTGATGGATCCACAGCATAAATAAGTAGATCAAGGTCAACGAGACTTGGGTCCAAATAGATGGCAGGCTTATCTGATTTTAGCATTGCCATCTCCATCAAGGTGACTGGGATTTTCCCAGAAAGACTGTTGGTTGATACGTCCAGATGGAAGAGGTTGTTTAGGGAGTTAATCCAGCTTGGCATTGGTCCAGTAAGTTTATTTTTAGATAATACCAGTACCTTCAGCCTTGTGAGCTTTGATAACCAAGTAGGTATCCTTCCAGTCAATGAACACTGGTGCATGGCGAGAAACTGAAGATTCTGAAAACCGTCAATGCTTTCATCTTGTGGCATGGCCTCATTCATAAAGTTTCTGCCAATAAGCAGAGTGCTGATGTTCCTGCAGCTCTTAAGAGCATGCAAAGCTTTTGTGATATTCGTAAAGGAGTTTCTACTAAGTGATACGAAGGACAGGTGCTTCAGATTGCCTATTCTCAGGGAGATCTCACCATGGAAATGGTTGGCTGACAACCGCAGTGCAGTCAAATTGCTGCATGAGTAAATGCTTTCTGGAACTATGCCACCAAGATTATTCTCCATGAGATCTAAACTTTTTAGATTCTGTAGGGTGGCGAAGTTTACCTTCCCTATATCTCCAGTGAGGTTGTTGATCTTCAGATCAAtggttttgagatttgtgcagtTGCTCATAGTTGATGGCAGCTCCCCAGACATGTTATTGCTGCCCAAATGGAGCTCCTCCAGCCTCCTGAGCTGACCTATGGACTCTGGGATGGCTCCACTGAAACTGTTCCCTCCAAGGTCAAGAGTAAGCAGACTACTGAGTTTGACTATGTGTGCTCCATCAAGTTCTCCTTGTAAACCACCATTGTTGGGGAAGGAGAGGTACTCTAGCGAGGTAGCGTGGAAGATTTCAACAGGCAGAATCCCACTTAGGTGATTGTTGCCAGCTTTGAGCACTTTGAGCTTGGAGCAATTACCCAGTGTGATTGGGATGTCACCACTCAATTGGTTGTAGGAGAGGTCAAGCAAAGCCAAAGATGGCGAGCCAATGCAAAGAGAAGACGGTATGTGCCCAGTGAAGCTGTTATTGCTGGTGTTGAGCGCAATAAGATTCTTCATCACCTTCCATGTGGCTGATGGAAATTCTGAGCCGAACTGGTTGCTTGAGATGTTGAGTACCTGCAGAGGCCGGTCAGTGGTAACCAAGGATGGAAGCTCGGGCAGTGATCCGTTGAGCCGGCTGAAGCTGACATCGAGGACGATGATGTTTCTGGAGAAAATGAGCTCCGCCGGAAGACCACCGGAGAGCGAGTTGTGCGAGAGGTTGATGCGCAGCAGGCTGGTGAGGTTGGTGAGGAACGGAGAGATGGGCCCTTCAAGTCCTTTAGACTCCAGGGAGACCCCAGTGACGGCCCCATCTCCATTGCAGGAGATGCCTTCCCACTCGCAGCAGTCCGTGCCGTTATTACGCCAAGACGTGGCGAGGCCACCATCACTCGACAGCCCGGCAAGGAACTGGAGGAGGTTGTGCTTCTCCTGCTCGGTGCATGCAGTGGCGGGAGAGGCTAAGAAGAGCAGCAGGAACAGCTGCAGCACGACCGGAGGAACTGTGAATGAACACATTGGTTAGTGTTTCTTTCCCCTTGTTTTGCTGTTGCTTGAAGAATGCATGTAGTGGTGGTACTAGCTATCATCTAGCAGTGGATTTATTTGGACATCAGAGCTACTGAACACCATTCATAAGATTCCATATTTCTTGTCATGGGTGCATCTCAGTGCCCGGGGCCACGATCGGTTCGGTGCACAAAGAGACAGTGACACTAGAATAGGAAAGCAACACCCGTGCCTACCCATTATAGCTATATTAAAACCCAATAAACTAGTTTATAAAGCTATCACTTAGTTATGGATGGATTAAATAGTTACCGATTAGTCCAAAATTTTCAAGTAGCAAAGAATCAATCTATTATCTCACTGCCCCAAGTCATCTTGCTTGACCTATTCATTTTATTGCTACTCAAGAGTGCATAGATATAGGTGGTTGTCTTCCTCTACAACTTAGTACCGCATGTTTATGGCATGAGCTAGTGACAGCTGGCATTGGTACCCAGGGCCGTGGGGGTACCAACCTACTTTTTGGCCCAGGGGGTACCAACCTAAATTTTGAAACGTGTTTCATTTCTATGGGAGATATTCTGCTCCACACTTATTCTGTGAGGTCATTTTCCGCCAGCTGTATACCATGATTAATACCCATCATTTTCCGTTTGAAAACTGCTTTATGGTTGTGTTTTTTTCTCATGCTTCTTGTTATTGGATTATTCCTCTGTTCTTTTGTGGCAAAGAAGCTTTGTGCTTCAACTCCCTATATCCGGTTTTCCTCttgctattttccttttcttttttggaCAAAAAAACAATATGTGGTTGTCTGCATATGCGATAGACATTCCTGCTTTCACTACTCGGCAGCTTGAGTTGACCTGTTAAACAACTGTTCTTGATTAAGTCTTTTTTTCAGGACATTGTAATGAAAATtcattttttttaatttgctTCATGCACTGCCAACCTCTCTTGCTAGCTAAAGGTAGCTAATTTGGCCTCAGATGCAGTTTGCAGCAATATTGTTGTCATGTTTTTCCGTTATTATTTTTGAACATAGACAACTTTTGTTGCCAAAGCTGCTCCTCGTCatagttttgattgatttgtgCCCATATTTGCCTTACCAGCTAAAATTTCGGCAAGGGACGGCGAGACACGCCCTTCAAGTCCTCTAAATGCAAGGGAGACTTCAGTGACAGCCCTGTCTTCAGGCGATGCCTTCCCACTTGCAGCAGGCCGTGCTGTTGTCATGCCACGACATGGCGAGGCCGCCATATCGCGACAGCCCAGAAAGGAAACGGAGGAGGTTGCACTTCTCCTGCTCGGTGCATGCGGTGGCAGGAGAGGCCAAGAAGAGCTGCAGGATCAGCTGCAGCACGACCGGAGGAATGGTGAATGAATGCATTGGTTGGTGCCCCCTCTCCCCCCTTTTGTTTTGATGTTGCTTGAAGAATGCATGCAGTGCTGGTGGTAGTTATCATCTAGTAGTGGATTTATTTGCACATCAGACCTACTGAACACCACACATAAGATTCCCTATTTCATGTCGTGGGTGCACCTTAGGACCCTGGTCCACGGTTGGTCGATACACAAAAGACAGCAACACTAGGATAGGAAAGCAACATCCCTATCAATTAGCTGTAGTAAAAGGCTATAAACTAGTTTATAATCTGTCATTTAGTTATGGATGGATTAAGTAGTTACCGATTAGTCCCAAATTTTCAAGTAGCGAGAAGCCAACCTATTATCTCGctgccccaaggttcatgtttaaGTATAATAGCTGAAGAACATATTGGAAGGTTAATTACTAGTTTGCTCATCTTGCCTGTCCTATTCATGGCATTGCTGCTCAATAATACATAGATATAGGTGGTGGTCTTTGGTTACGGACTTACAGCACTAGTTTTGTTTACCGCAAGTGTCAGGCTGGCATTGGTAGGCAGGCCCAAAGGGGGTACCAACCTACTAATGGTCTTTGGTTACAGACTTACAACGCTAGTTTTATTTACCGCAAGTGTCAGGCTGGCATTGGTAGGCAGGACCAAAGGGGGTACCAACCTACTAATTGTTGTGTTTTTCCCATGGTTCATGTCTATGGTGGTATTCTGCTCATAATTATTATGTGGATTTCCCACCAGCTCTTTGACTCTTTGTAGCAGATGAATACATATCCATGATTTCAGTTTGAAAAATTGCTTCATGGTTCTGTTTTCTGACTTTTTGTAGCTAATGAATAAATATCCATG
The sequence above is a segment of the Aegilops tauschii subsp. strangulata cultivar AL8/78 chromosome 6, Aet v6.0, whole genome shotgun sequence genome. Coding sequences within it:
- the LOC109753390 gene encoding tyrosine-sulfated glycopeptide receptor 1, giving the protein MCSFTVPPVVLQLFLLLFLASPATACTEQEKHNLLQFLAGLSSDGGLATSWRNNGTDCCEWEGISCNGDGAVTGVSLESKGLEGPISPFLTNLTSLLRINLSHNSLSGGLPAELIFSRNIIVLDVSFSRLNGSLPELPSLVTTDRPLQVLNISSNQFGSEFPSATWKVMKNLIALNTSNNSFTGHIPSSLCIGSPSLALLDLSYNQLSGDIPITLGNCSKLKVLKAGNNHLSGILPVEIFHATSLEYLSFPNNGGLQGELDGAHIVKLSSLLTLDLGGNSFSGAIPESIGQLRRLEELHLGSNNMSGELPSTMSNCTNLKTIDLKINNLTGDIGKVNFATLQNLKSLDLMENNLGGIVPESIYSCSNLTALRLSANHFHGEISLRIGNLKHLSFVSLSRNSFTNITKALHALKSCRNISTLLIGRNFMNEAMPQDESIDGFQNLQFLAMHQCSLTGRIPTWLSKLTRLKVLVLSKNKLTGPMPSWINSLNNLFHLDVSTNSLSGKIPVTLMEMAMLKSDKPAIYLDPSLVDLDLLIYAVDPSKLQYRINSDWCKMLNLGNNKFTGVIPQEIGQLKALLYLNLSSNNFYGEIPQSIGNLTNLQRLDLSNNHLTGEIPAALEILHFLSEFNISNNDLEGPIPTAGQLSTFQASSFNGNPKLCGTMLINHCSSVEAAPISIVSAKKCSSVKRTLTKMHVKTVPTTAAAQLSKCYRARTSGPMPWTSGSSRKPGNPALRRTSDPAYPESTERIHASPDIRPLLKPRTSGPTPGLPAPSVCAQ